One genomic region from Deltaproteobacteria bacterium encodes:
- a CDS encoding diguanylate cyclase, which yields MPMDENGQDPYVSGSVLVADPRKAVTGALEGFLSEANCMVEVLHDLDRAVERASEHRLVILGASDVSHEAIASRLKAEVSAELPVLLLYDPGTDGAADRCMAAGADSYLLGPLKKDTVVATARDLLRIGDLLQQIRNLEERLDSELARRKAGEEGAPAAEAPAAEGPAGKKDPNPVYDFEFFKRLLLMEVKRSRRYAYPISLALVALDDFQVLSRDWSVTDRSRAVGATLATVTRVVRDIDLPVLYAEDRILVFMPHTARDGALIVGGRLREAIRGASLDLESGERARLTASVGISAFEGRGKVSFASLIKDATLALREAQSAGGDSVEAAAPVARDRVVIG from the coding sequence ATGCCAATGGACGAGAATGGCCAGGATCCCTACGTCTCGGGGAGCGTCCTGGTGGCCGACCCGCGAAAGGCGGTGACCGGTGCCCTCGAGGGCTTCCTCTCGGAGGCGAATTGCATGGTCGAGGTGCTCCACGACCTCGATCGGGCGGTGGAGCGGGCCAGCGAGCATCGGCTGGTGATCCTGGGCGCGAGCGACGTCTCCCACGAGGCCATCGCCTCCCGCCTCAAGGCCGAGGTCTCGGCCGAGCTGCCCGTCCTGCTCCTCTACGATCCCGGCACCGACGGCGCCGCCGATCGCTGCATGGCGGCCGGCGCGGACTCCTATCTCCTGGGCCCCCTGAAGAAGGACACGGTGGTGGCCACCGCCCGCGATCTGCTGCGGATCGGGGACCTGCTCCAGCAGATCAGGAACCTCGAGGAGCGCCTCGACAGCGAGCTGGCGCGCCGCAAGGCAGGGGAGGAGGGCGCGCCGGCGGCCGAGGCCCCGGCCGCCGAGGGCCCGGCCGGCAAGAAAGACCCCAACCCGGTCTACGACTTCGAGTTCTTCAAGCGCCTGCTCCTGATGGAGGTGAAGCGCTCCCGCCGCTACGCCTACCCCATCAGCCTGGCCCTGGTGGCCCTGGACGACTTCCAGGTGCTCTCCCGGGACTGGAGCGTCACCGACCGCTCCCGGGCGGTGGGCGCCACCCTGGCCACCGTGACCCGGGTCGTCCGGGACATCGATCTGCCGGTGCTCTACGCCGAGGATCGGATCCTCGTCTTCATGCCCCACACCGCCCGCGACGGCGCGCTGATCGTCGGCGGCCGCCTGCGGGAGGCCATCCGGGGCGCCTCGCTGGACCTCGAGTCCGGGGAGCGCGCGCGGCTGACCGCCTCGGTGGGCATCTCCGCCTTCGAGGGGAGGGGAAAGGTCTCCTTCGCCTCGCTCATCAAGGACGCGACCCTGGCCCTGCGTGAAGCCCAGTCGGCCGGGGGAGACAGCGTCGAGGCCGCCGCGCCTGTCGCCCGCGATCGGGTCGTCATCGGTTAG
- a CDS encoding isochorismatase family protein: protein MRAAAFIGIGLQEDHIGERPALPLEGAGKVRDAARRLVSHARGKGLPLLVTADTHADDDVIFESFPHHCVPGTSGHALWSELELGEPTRVRSEDPAPSLDGATAVVIESSDHRRGLFQNLHADTVVAQLDAELYVVFGGPVEADLRGAVMGLLARGKKVAVVSDALAFLDGERASSHLAAMSASGAGFLTTDGALKL, encoded by the coding sequence ATGCGAGCGGCGGCTTTCATCGGAATCGGACTCCAGGAAGACCACATCGGAGAGCGCCCGGCCCTCCCCCTAGAGGGCGCCGGCAAGGTGCGGGACGCGGCCAGGCGGCTGGTCTCCCACGCCCGGGGCAAGGGACTGCCCCTCCTCGTCACCGCGGACACCCACGCGGACGACGACGTGATCTTCGAGTCCTTCCCCCACCACTGCGTGCCGGGCACCTCCGGCCACGCCCTCTGGTCCGAGCTCGAGCTCGGTGAGCCGACGCGCGTCCGGAGCGAGGATCCGGCGCCCTCGCTCGACGGCGCCACGGCGGTCGTCATCGAGAGCTCGGATCACCGCAGGGGCCTCTTCCAGAACCTCCACGCGGACACGGTGGTGGCGCAGCTCGACGCCGAGCTCTACGTCGTCTTCGGCGGCCCGGTGGAGGCCGACCTGCGCGGCGCCGTCATGGGCCTGCTGGCCCGGGGCAAGAAGGTGGCGGTGGTCTCGGACGCCCTGGCCTTCCTCGACGGCGAGCGGGCCTCCTCCCACCTGGCGGCGATGTCCGCCTCCGGCGCGGGCTTCCTGACGACGGACGGGGCCCTGAAGTTGTGA
- a CDS encoding NAD+ synthase, producing the protein MKLGLAQINTTVGDFEGNARLVREACEVARAQGAQLVVFPEMAICGYPAGDHLDDPAFLDAAEATLRELARPALWNEGLTLAVGFPERHPGPGMGVYNAAAILAGGKVQAIARKGLLPDYEVFDEQRWFDPYPEVTVVEIGGRKVGVTICEDAWNDETFHERRFHPRDPVAEVAARGAELVLNLAASPYHRGKPAFRGEMFEHAARRHGAPVVSVNLVGATDHLLFDGSSVVCDGKGTILRLPAFESCVRVVDLDDLPAAAVAHPAEVLPWPEEVRRALVMGIRDYFQKSGFSAGLLGLSGGMDSALVAALAAEALGNEKVHALRLPSRYTSDASNDDAALEAERLGIRLSTLPIEGPFAALMGALGPVLAPGRSPGLMEENLQARIRGNLLMALSNESGALLFATGNKSELAVGYATLYGDLCGALAPLADLTKTRVYEVGRAVNAAAGREVIPEAVFQKAPSAELRPDQTDQDSLPEYAVLDAILEAHVERRETLEEIVASGQDEATVKRVLQLIARAEYKRWQTPPILKVSPRCFSGGWRMPLAARYRPWVLDR; encoded by the coding sequence ATGAAGCTGGGCCTCGCCCAGATCAACACGACGGTCGGCGACTTCGAGGGCAACGCCCGCCTGGTGCGCGAGGCCTGCGAGGTTGCGCGGGCGCAGGGCGCGCAGCTGGTCGTCTTCCCGGAGATGGCGATCTGCGGCTACCCGGCCGGCGATCACCTCGACGACCCCGCCTTCCTCGACGCCGCGGAGGCCACCCTGCGCGAGCTGGCCCGGCCGGCCCTGTGGAACGAGGGCCTCACCCTGGCCGTCGGCTTCCCCGAGCGCCACCCGGGCCCGGGGATGGGCGTCTACAACGCCGCGGCGATCCTCGCCGGGGGCAAGGTGCAGGCGATCGCCCGCAAGGGGCTCCTGCCCGACTACGAGGTCTTCGACGAGCAGCGCTGGTTCGATCCCTACCCCGAGGTCACGGTGGTGGAGATCGGGGGCCGCAAGGTGGGCGTCACCATCTGCGAGGACGCCTGGAACGACGAGACCTTCCACGAGCGCCGCTTCCACCCGCGGGATCCGGTGGCGGAGGTGGCCGCCCGGGGCGCCGAGCTCGTCCTCAACCTGGCCGCCTCGCCCTACCACCGCGGCAAGCCCGCCTTCCGGGGAGAGATGTTCGAGCACGCCGCCCGGCGGCACGGCGCGCCGGTGGTGTCGGTGAACCTCGTCGGCGCGACGGATCATCTGCTCTTCGACGGCAGCTCGGTGGTCTGCGACGGCAAGGGGACGATCCTGCGCCTGCCCGCCTTCGAGAGCTGCGTGCGGGTGGTGGACCTCGACGACCTGCCGGCCGCGGCGGTGGCGCACCCCGCCGAGGTGCTGCCCTGGCCGGAGGAGGTCCGCCGGGCGCTGGTGATGGGCATCCGGGACTACTTCCAGAAGTCCGGCTTCTCGGCTGGCCTCCTCGGCCTCTCGGGCGGCATGGACTCGGCCCTGGTGGCCGCGCTGGCGGCCGAGGCCCTGGGCAACGAGAAGGTCCACGCCCTGCGCCTGCCCTCGCGCTACACCAGCGACGCCTCCAACGACGACGCGGCCCTCGAGGCCGAGCGCCTGGGGATCCGCCTCTCCACCCTGCCCATCGAGGGGCCCTTCGCGGCCCTGATGGGGGCCCTCGGGCCGGTGCTGGCGCCGGGCCGGAGCCCCGGGCTCATGGAGGAGAACCTCCAGGCCAGGATCCGCGGCAACCTCCTGATGGCCCTCTCCAACGAGAGCGGCGCCCTCCTCTTCGCCACCGGCAACAAGTCCGAGCTGGCGGTGGGCTACGCCACCCTCTACGGCGATCTCTGCGGCGCCCTCGCTCCCCTGGCCGATCTCACCAAGACCCGGGTCTACGAGGTCGGGCGGGCCGTGAACGCCGCCGCGGGCCGGGAGGTGATCCCCGAGGCGGTCTTCCAGAAGGCCCCCTCGGCCGAGCTGCGGCCCGACCAGACCGATCAGGACAGCCTGCCCGAGTACGCCGTGCTCGACGCGATCCTCGAGGCCCACGTCGAGCGCCGCGAGACCCTCGAGGAGATCGTCGCCTCCGGCCAGGACGAGGCCACCGTGAAGCGGGTGCTGCAGCTGATCGCCCGCGCCGAGTACAAGCGCTGGCAGACGCCGCCCATCCTCAAGGTGAGCCCGCGCTGCTTCTCGGGCGGCTGGCGGATGCCGCTCGCGGCGCGCTATCGGCCGTGGGTGCTGGATCGGTAG
- the frr gene encoding ribosome recycling factor codes for MIDEVLEEFQLRIDETVDALKRELSRMRTGRANLSMLDGIRVDYYGQSTALNGLATLAVPDARLITIKPWDRSQLKLIEKAIQESDLGINPQNDGELIRLPIPALTEERRKDMVKQVKHKGEEHKVTVRNARRDAKDMIEALQKDGEVSEDDSKRALEKIQKITDAGTTRIDEIVKHKDEELLTV; via the coding sequence ATGATCGACGAGGTTCTCGAGGAGTTCCAGCTGAGGATCGACGAGACGGTGGACGCGCTGAAGCGGGAGCTCTCGCGGATGCGCACGGGCCGGGCGAACCTCTCGATGCTCGACGGCATTCGCGTCGACTACTACGGGCAGTCGACCGCGCTGAACGGCCTGGCGACCCTGGCGGTCCCCGACGCTCGCCTGATCACGATCAAGCCCTGGGACCGGTCCCAGCTGAAGCTGATCGAGAAGGCGATCCAGGAGAGCGACCTGGGGATCAACCCGCAGAACGACGGTGAGCTGATCCGCCTGCCCATCCCCGCGCTCACCGAGGAGCGCCGCAAGGACATGGTCAAGCAGGTGAAGCACAAGGGCGAGGAGCACAAGGTCACCGTGCGCAACGCCCGCCGCGACGCCAAGGACATGATCGAGGCGCTCCAGAAGGACGGTGAGGTCTCCGAGGACGACTCCAAGCGGGCGCTGGAGAAGATCCAGAAGATCACCGACGCGGGCACCACCCGCATCGACGAGATCGTGAAGCACAAGGATGAAGAGCTGCTCACCGTTTGA
- the pyrH gene encoding UMP kinase: protein MSSTPRYKRILLKLSGEALMGSGEYGISPPTLDRIAGEVKAVADLGVQMGLVIGGGNIFRGVKGSTEGMDRATADYMGMMATVINALALQDALEKAGVFSRLQTAIEMKEIAEPYIRRRAIRHLEKGRAVIFAAGTGNPYFTTDTAAALRAMEMHAEVILKATRVDGIYDSDPEKNPEAKRFDRLSYMEVLKRDLRVMDSTAISLCKDNGLPIVVFDLNVPGNVRRVVCGETVGTIVGGEERQ from the coding sequence ATGTCGAGCACGCCGCGCTACAAGCGGATTCTCCTGAAGCTCTCCGGCGAGGCCCTCATGGGTTCCGGAGAGTATGGGATCTCACCGCCCACCCTGGATCGGATCGCCGGGGAGGTGAAGGCTGTCGCCGACCTCGGCGTCCAGATGGGCCTCGTCATCGGCGGCGGCAACATCTTCCGCGGGGTGAAGGGCAGCACCGAGGGGATGGATCGGGCGACCGCGGACTACATGGGCATGATGGCCACGGTGATCAACGCCCTGGCCCTGCAGGATGCCCTGGAGAAGGCCGGCGTCTTCTCCCGCCTGCAGACCGCGATCGAGATGAAGGAGATCGCCGAGCCCTACATCCGGCGGCGGGCGATCCGCCACCTGGAGAAGGGGCGGGCCGTGATCTTCGCGGCGGGCACCGGCAACCCCTACTTCACCACGGACACCGCCGCGGCCCTCCGGGCCATGGAGATGCACGCAGAGGTGATCCTCAAGGCGACCCGGGTGGACGGGATCTACGACTCGGATCCCGAGAAGAACCCGGAGGCGAAGCGCTTCGACCGGCTCTCCTACATGGAGGTCCTCAAGCGCGATCTGCGGGTGATGGACTCGACCGCCATCTCCCTGTGCAAGGACAACGGCCTCCCCATCGTGGTCTTCGACCTCAACGTGCCGGGCAACGTGCGCCGGGTCGTCTGCGGTGAGACAGTGGGGACCATCGTGGGCGGCGAAGAGCGCCAGTAG
- the tsf gene encoding translation elongation factor Ts codes for MSISAAMVKDLRQRTGAGMMDCKKALTENEGDVEKAVDWLRQKGIAKAAGKAARIASEGVVHAYIHAGGKIGVLIEVNSETDFTARNEQFQALVKDIAMHIAATNPAAVRREELDQAKIEKEREIYKAQALEEGKPEKIIDKIVDGKVEKFIKESCLLDQPFVKDTEKTVGDIVTEAIATIGENISVRRFVRYELGEGLEKKVEDFAAEVAKTAGTA; via the coding sequence ATGAGCATTTCTGCTGCCATGGTGAAGGACCTGCGTCAGCGCACCGGCGCCGGCATGATGGACTGCAAGAAGGCCCTGACGGAGAACGAGGGCGACGTCGAGAAGGCGGTGGACTGGCTGCGCCAGAAGGGCATCGCCAAGGCGGCCGGCAAGGCGGCCCGCATCGCCAGCGAGGGCGTGGTCCACGCCTACATCCACGCCGGCGGCAAGATCGGCGTGCTGATCGAGGTCAACAGCGAGACCGACTTCACCGCCCGGAACGAGCAGTTCCAGGCCCTGGTGAAGGACATCGCCATGCACATCGCCGCGACGAACCCGGCGGCCGTGCGGCGCGAGGAGCTGGACCAGGCGAAGATCGAGAAGGAGCGCGAGATCTACAAGGCCCAGGCCCTCGAGGAGGGCAAGCCCGAGAAGATCATCGACAAGATCGTCGACGGCAAGGTCGAGAAGTTCATCAAGGAGAGCTGCCTCCTGGATCAGCCCTTCGTGAAGGACACCGAGAAGACCGTCGGCGACATCGTCACCGAGGCGATCGCCACCATCGGCGAGAACATCTCCGTTCGCCGCTTCGTGCGCTACGAGCTCGGCGAGGGCCTCGAGAAGAAGGTCGAGGACTTCGCGGCCGAGGTCGCCAAGACCGCCGGCACTGCTTGA